In Archangium violaceum, the following are encoded in one genomic region:
- a CDS encoding helix-turn-helix domain-containing protein codes for MGTHFHLTRYPPSEDLAFFVERHWTVRWDLRDREPFPQEVLPHPCVNLVLEAGRSAVHGVGTRRFSTLLEGRGQVVGTKFRPGAFFPFVRFPMSGLTDRALPLHEVFGPAGADLEPAVLARHDEHEQIALVEEFLRQRLPPCDVTVATVVRVIQHALERHEIARVEDLSAQVGLSVRTLQRLFRQYVGVSPKWVLRRFRLHEAADRVAAGVHVDWAAFAQELGYFDQAHFIRDFKAQVGRSPTEYAALCAAHEFPPGQEQPHRVRARVSGVLGPG; via the coding sequence ATGGGGACACACTTCCATCTCACGCGCTACCCGCCGTCCGAGGACCTCGCGTTCTTCGTCGAGCGTCACTGGACCGTGCGGTGGGACCTCCGCGACCGGGAACCGTTCCCGCAGGAGGTATTGCCCCATCCGTGCGTGAACCTCGTACTCGAAGCCGGGCGGTCGGCCGTCCACGGTGTGGGGACCCGGAGGTTCTCCACCCTGCTCGAGGGGAGGGGGCAGGTCGTCGGCACCAAGTTCCGGCCCGGAGCGTTCTTCCCGTTCGTGCGCTTCCCCATGTCCGGGCTGACGGATCGAGCCCTGCCACTCCACGAGGTCTTCGGCCCCGCCGGGGCGGACCTCGAGCCAGCGGTCCTCGCCCGCCATGACGAGCACGAGCAGATCGCCCTCGTCGAGGAGTTCCTGCGCCAGCGGTTGCCCCCATGTGACGTGACCGTCGCCACGGTCGTGCGAGTCATCCAGCACGCGCTGGAGCGCCATGAGATCGCCCGGGTCGAGGACCTGAGCGCCCAGGTTGGCCTCTCCGTCCGGACCCTCCAGCGCCTGTTCCGCCAATACGTGGGCGTCAGCCCGAAGTGGGTGCTTCGCCGCTTCCGCCTGCATGAGGCCGCCGACCGCGTCGCCGCGGGCGTGCACGTCGATTGGGCGGCCTTCGCCCAGGAGCTCGGGTACTTCGACCAGGCGCACTTCATCCGCGACTTCAAGGCACAGGTCGGCCGCTCACCGACCGAGTACGCCGCCCTGTGCGCCGCGCACGAGTTTCCTCCCGGCCAGGAGCAGCCTCACCGCGTGCGAGCCAGGGTGTCCGGCGTGCTCGGACCCGGCTGA
- a CDS encoding chondroitinase-B domain-containing protein, protein MRMTCLALLLLSLPAVAAVKNVSTVAQLQSALASARAGDEIVLADGTYAVNVNLSCAAEGTATQPITVRAANRHAALIQFNALEGFKVSGRYWTFDGLTIEGVCSQDSNCEHAFHVTGHAEGFVLRNSRIRDFNAQLKVNAVKNASGVYEMPHRGLVERNEFYDTHARSTSNPVNKINIDTGDDWVVRDNDVHDFSKVNGISYGAFMKSGGKRGVFERNRVLCVKDYPSGGTRIGLSFGGGGTGNAFCAPAFDANVPCDPEHTDGVMRNNVIINCSDVGIYLNKAANTKVLFNTIISTTGVDFRFASSTGEAHGNVLSSVVRTRDSGSFTAGTNHMNVATGTWTTWYQAPLSGDLRLKGNASQLIGAAEARATVTDDFCARPRPSAGAYTLGALEHSLGDCGAGTGADAGTASDGGTSTDAGVSTDAGTGGGQPDAGTNPGTDDGNGQVSTGCGCNANPGLTAGFLFILLPLYAVSRRRWR, encoded by the coding sequence ATGCGGATGACCTGCCTCGCCCTGCTCCTCCTGTCGCTGCCCGCCGTGGCCGCGGTGAAGAACGTCTCGACGGTTGCCCAGTTGCAGTCCGCGCTCGCCTCGGCACGGGCGGGCGATGAAATCGTCCTCGCGGATGGCACGTACGCGGTGAACGTCAACCTGAGCTGCGCGGCGGAGGGCACCGCCACCCAGCCCATCACCGTGCGCGCCGCGAACCGGCACGCGGCGCTCATCCAGTTCAACGCGCTCGAGGGCTTCAAGGTGTCGGGCCGGTACTGGACCTTCGACGGCCTGACCATCGAGGGGGTCTGCTCCCAGGACAGCAACTGCGAGCACGCGTTCCATGTCACGGGCCACGCGGAAGGCTTCGTGCTGCGCAACAGCCGCATCCGCGACTTCAACGCGCAGCTCAAGGTGAACGCGGTGAAAAACGCCAGTGGCGTCTATGAGATGCCCCACCGCGGCCTCGTGGAACGCAATGAGTTCTACGATACGCACGCGCGCTCGACCTCCAACCCCGTCAACAAGATCAACATCGATACCGGTGACGACTGGGTGGTCCGCGACAACGACGTGCACGACTTCTCCAAGGTGAACGGCATCTCCTACGGCGCCTTCATGAAGAGCGGTGGCAAGCGGGGCGTCTTCGAGCGCAACCGCGTCCTCTGCGTGAAGGACTACCCGAGCGGAGGGACGCGCATCGGCCTGTCCTTCGGCGGCGGAGGAACGGGCAATGCGTTCTGTGCGCCCGCCTTCGATGCGAACGTTCCCTGCGACCCCGAGCACACGGACGGGGTCATGCGCAACAACGTCATCATCAACTGCTCGGACGTGGGCATCTACCTGAACAAGGCCGCCAACACGAAGGTGCTGTTCAACACGATCATCTCCACCACGGGCGTGGACTTCCGCTTCGCCTCCTCCACCGGAGAGGCCCACGGCAACGTGCTGTCCTCGGTCGTCCGCACTCGCGACAGCGGCAGCTTCACTGCCGGCACGAACCACATGAACGTGGCCACGGGCACCTGGACCACGTGGTACCAGGCGCCCCTGAGCGGAGACCTGCGACTCAAGGGCAACGCGTCGCAGCTCATCGGAGCCGCCGAGGCGCGGGCCACGGTGACGGACGACTTCTGTGCCCGCCCTCGTCCCTCGGCAGGGGCCTATACGCTGGGCGCGCTCGAGCACTCGCTGGGAGACTGCGGCGCGGGAACCGGCGCGGACGCGGGAACGGCCTCGGATGGGGGCACCTCCACGGATGCGGGAGTGTCCACGGACGCGGGGACCGGCGGTGGCCAGCCCGACGCCGGCACCAACCCGGGCACCGACGACGGCAATGGGCAGGTCTCCACGGGCTGTGGCTGCAACGCCAACCCGGGCCTCACGGCCGGGTTCCTGTTCATCCTGTTGCCGCTGTATGCCGTCTCACGTCGGCGCTGGCGGTGA
- a CDS encoding LamG-like jellyroll fold domain-containing protein: protein MLIHPLIGCKPPAPDESTPDASMPDPDASTPDASTPDASTPDASTPDASTPDASTPDASIPDEVHGLKGEYFRMSAPGARDFAQLGAVALDPNINFSGLASMFETLTGRTEHTTARWTGRITAPETGDYTFFAIGDNGFRLFIDGAPVIDHWVGDWDVEQRSAPVHLVAGEAHDFRLEMFQDVGGANMFLRWSSATIGKQIVPTTAFTPPVGFEIFPVDITVGEDGRRLTLDFADPVTALGDPVPHLTVEADTTPMPLASATVAANDSSIVVVTLAEPVQRGQRVRVAYDGDGDLAVEGEAVPQLIREAINESTHRLRTEWGDQLDPANPLPEYPRPQQVRAQWLNLNGPWEFSGAAAGEQPVFGRTLPEHIIVPFPVESQLSGLERHEDHMFYRKLVTVPESWRIGAGQRLRLNFGAVDHHARVWVNGKLVAEHTGGYTAFTADITDALSGSGEQEIIVAVTDTTGPNQPVGKQSRNPGGIVYTQSSGIWQTVWLEPVPDVAIDDVVTTPDIKAGTLAVEVRSVSASSGASVTAVARDAADRVVGTITGPANTRLTLPVPQPHLWTPDDPYLYKLDVTLTEGQSTDTVGSYFGMRSVAIQDVGGFPKLVLNGKPIFSLAMLDQGFWPDGLYTAPSDAALRWDLQVQKDLGFNAVRKHIKVEPARWYYHADQIGLLVWQDFVSGSITNVQGQQAFLTEGLRMMEQLHDSPAVVGWVVFNEGWGEWNREETGRIAEQVKAADPSRVVNAHSGVNCCDSKGDSGKGDVLDHHDYNNTDPAYPDATRAAMDGEHGGFTLRTPGHMWPGAPTVIYSGVADKAALTRRYVENTTTFYLAAAGAELSGSVYTQVTDLENELNGFYTYDRRVLKVDLGPVREINLRVIAAGATAGEDATFPGLGHWLLDEGSGTLGRDTNGLSDMTLRGNAAWTTGVLGSALRFDGNGDFAETAAPVLDTRGDHSISAWVTLDALPGNYATAVSQDGRRKENPFYLQYGHGAFAFSAPGGFRATYVVTPELGRWYHLVGVRAGNELRLYVDGRRVGVITAGAPTVSTGPLAIGRAKYDGRDTDFWAGSIDEVQAFGRALDDSEVSALYSAVQR, encoded by the coding sequence GTGCTGATCCACCCCCTGATCGGCTGCAAGCCACCAGCCCCGGATGAGTCAACGCCGGATGCGTCAATGCCGGATCCGGATGCGTCGACACCGGATGCGTCGACACCGGATGCATCGACGCCAGATGCGTCGACACCGGATGCATCGACGCCAGATGCGTCGACACCGGATGCGTCGATACCGGATGAAGTGCACGGTCTCAAGGGCGAGTACTTCCGTATGTCGGCGCCCGGCGCCCGTGATTTCGCCCAGCTCGGCGCGGTCGCACTGGATCCGAACATCAACTTCTCTGGCCTGGCGTCCATGTTCGAGACGCTGACCGGCCGCACCGAGCACACTACGGCCCGGTGGACCGGCCGGATCACCGCGCCGGAGACCGGCGACTACACTTTCTTCGCGATTGGCGACAATGGCTTCCGGCTGTTCATCGACGGCGCACCGGTGATCGACCACTGGGTCGGCGATTGGGATGTCGAGCAGCGCAGCGCGCCGGTGCACCTCGTCGCGGGCGAGGCACACGACTTCCGGCTGGAGATGTTCCAGGACGTCGGCGGCGCGAACATGTTCCTGCGGTGGTCGAGCGCCACCATCGGCAAGCAGATCGTGCCGACCACGGCGTTCACTCCGCCGGTCGGCTTCGAGATCTTCCCGGTCGACATCACCGTCGGCGAGGACGGCCGTCGGCTGACGCTCGACTTCGCCGATCCGGTCACCGCGCTCGGCGACCCGGTGCCGCACCTGACGGTGGAGGCCGACACCACCCCGATGCCGCTGGCCTCGGCCACCGTCGCCGCCAACGACTCGTCCATCGTGGTGGTCACCCTCGCCGAGCCGGTCCAGCGTGGCCAGCGCGTCCGTGTCGCCTACGACGGCGACGGCGACCTGGCCGTGGAGGGTGAGGCAGTGCCGCAGCTCATCCGCGAAGCCATCAACGAGTCGACCCACCGGCTGCGCACCGAGTGGGGCGACCAGCTCGACCCGGCCAACCCGCTGCCCGAGTACCCGCGGCCGCAACAGGTCCGCGCCCAGTGGCTCAACCTCAACGGCCCGTGGGAGTTCTCCGGTGCGGCCGCGGGCGAGCAGCCGGTGTTCGGCCGGACGCTGCCGGAACACATCATCGTGCCGTTCCCGGTGGAGTCCCAGCTCTCCGGGCTGGAGCGCCACGAGGACCACATGTTCTACCGCAAGCTCGTCACCGTGCCCGAGTCCTGGCGGATCGGCGCCGGGCAGCGGCTCCGGCTGAACTTCGGCGCCGTGGACCACCACGCGCGGGTGTGGGTCAACGGCAAGCTGGTCGCCGAGCACACCGGCGGCTACACCGCATTCACCGCCGACATCACCGACGCCCTGAGCGGTTCGGGTGAGCAGGAGATCATCGTCGCGGTCACCGATACCACCGGACCCAACCAGCCGGTCGGGAAGCAGTCGCGCAATCCGGGAGGCATCGTCTACACGCAGTCGTCGGGCATCTGGCAGACCGTCTGGCTGGAGCCGGTGCCCGACGTGGCGATCGACGACGTCGTGACCACGCCGGACATCAAAGCAGGCACGCTCGCCGTCGAAGTCCGTTCCGTGTCGGCCTCGTCCGGCGCCAGCGTCACCGCCGTGGCCCGCGACGCCGCCGACCGCGTGGTCGGCACCATCACCGGCCCGGCCAATACCCGGCTCACGTTGCCAGTGCCGCAGCCGCACCTGTGGACGCCGGACGACCCGTACCTCTACAAGCTCGACGTCACCCTCACCGAGGGGCAGAGCACCGACACCGTCGGCAGCTACTTCGGAATGCGCTCGGTGGCGATCCAGGACGTCGGCGGCTTCCCGAAGCTGGTGCTCAACGGCAAGCCGATCTTCTCCCTCGCCATGCTGGACCAGGGGTTCTGGCCCGACGGGCTCTACACCGCGCCCAGCGACGCGGCCCTGCGTTGGGACCTGCAGGTGCAGAAGGATCTCGGGTTCAACGCCGTCCGCAAGCACATCAAGGTGGAGCCAGCGCGCTGGTACTACCACGCCGACCAGATCGGCCTGCTGGTGTGGCAGGACTTCGTCTCCGGCAGCATCACGAACGTGCAGGGACAGCAGGCGTTCCTCACCGAGGGCCTCCGCATGATGGAGCAGTTGCACGACTCACCGGCCGTCGTGGGCTGGGTGGTCTTCAACGAGGGCTGGGGCGAGTGGAACCGGGAGGAGACGGGCCGGATCGCCGAGCAGGTCAAGGCCGCCGACCCCTCGCGGGTGGTCAACGCGCACAGCGGAGTGAACTGCTGCGACTCCAAGGGCGACTCCGGCAAGGGTGACGTCCTCGACCACCACGACTACAACAACACCGACCCCGCCTACCCGGACGCCACGCGCGCGGCGATGGACGGCGAGCACGGCGGGTTCACCCTGCGCACGCCGGGCCACATGTGGCCGGGCGCGCCGACGGTCATCTACAGCGGGGTGGCGGACAAGGCGGCGCTGACCAGGCGGTACGTCGAGAACACCACGACCTTCTACCTGGCCGCCGCCGGGGCGGAGCTGTCCGGTTCGGTCTACACCCAGGTCACCGACCTGGAGAACGAGCTCAACGGCTTCTACACCTACGATCGGCGAGTGCTGAAGGTCGACCTGGGGCCGGTGCGTGAGATCAACCTGCGGGTGATCGCCGCGGGCGCCACGGCGGGCGAGGACGCGACGTTCCCCGGCCTCGGGCACTGGCTGCTCGACGAGGGCAGCGGCACGCTGGGCCGCGACACCAACGGGCTCAGCGACATGACGCTGCGCGGGAACGCCGCCTGGACGACAGGGGTCCTCGGGTCGGCGCTGCGCTTCGACGGGAACGGCGACTTCGCCGAAACCGCCGCTCCGGTGCTGGACACCCGCGGCGACCACTCGATCTCCGCGTGGGTGACGCTCGACGCGCTGCCGGGCAACTACGCCACGGCGGTCAGCCAGGACGGCCGCCGCAAGGAGAACCCGTTCTACCTGCAGTACGGGCATGGCGCGTTCGCGTTCAGCGCGCCCGGGGGGTTCCGCGCCACGTACGTCGTGACGCCGGAGCTCGGCCGCTGGTACCACCTCGTCGGCGTCCGGGCCGGCAACGAACTGCGGCTGTACGTCGACGGCCGCAGGGTGGGAGTCATAACGGCGGGCGCCCCGACGGTGAGCACCGGGCCGCTGGCGATCGGGCGTGCGAAGTACGACGGCCGCGACACCGACTTCTGGGCCGGGTCGATCGACGAGGTGCAGGCCTTCGGCCGCGCGCTCGACGACAGCGAAGTGAGCGCCCTGTACTCCGCGGTGCAGCGCTGA
- a CDS encoding LysR family transcriptional regulator — translation METDGLRALVAFAEAGCNLTLAGRAIGLSQPAVHARLQGVARALETSLYERRGRRLQLTPDGARVLAWARDVLERERVLRVELRQGNAEERVVLACGEGALVHVVAERIASFLRERTGVLSFLVLDGPAAVAAVERGSAHLAVVAGPASSPPGLRSQPLVTATMLAVASRQHPLARAGREVEVGALLEHRLLVPPLGRALRATLEDAAAAHGRTLEVAAEVTGWEAVRRLAALGVGVGVINDVVDTPDLARLSVRGLPPVTYRLLMRRGRGTRLAEEVVRVLTRER, via the coding sequence ATGGAAACGGATGGGCTTCGCGCCCTGGTGGCGTTCGCGGAGGCTGGCTGCAACCTGACGCTCGCGGGGCGAGCTATCGGGCTTTCCCAGCCAGCGGTGCATGCGCGGCTGCAAGGGGTTGCGCGGGCGCTGGAGACCTCCCTCTACGAGCGGCGGGGCCGACGCCTCCAGCTCACCCCGGATGGAGCGCGCGTACTCGCCTGGGCGCGTGACGTCCTCGAGCGTGAGCGCGTCCTGCGCGTGGAGCTCCGACAGGGAAACGCGGAGGAGCGGGTGGTGCTGGCCTGCGGAGAGGGGGCCCTGGTGCATGTGGTGGCCGAGCGCATCGCTTCGTTCCTTCGCGAGCGGACCGGAGTGCTCTCCTTCCTCGTGCTGGATGGCCCCGCCGCGGTCGCCGCCGTGGAGCGTGGCTCGGCGCACCTGGCGGTGGTGGCCGGGCCCGCGTCCAGTCCCCCGGGGCTGCGCTCGCAGCCGCTCGTCACCGCCACGATGCTGGCCGTGGCTTCCCGGCAGCACCCGCTGGCTCGGGCGGGTCGAGAGGTGGAGGTGGGGGCCCTGCTCGAGCACCGGCTCCTGGTGCCTCCACTCGGCCGAGCCCTGCGCGCCACCCTGGAGGATGCCGCCGCGGCCCATGGACGGACCCTCGAGGTCGCCGCGGAGGTGACTGGCTGGGAGGCGGTCCGCCGGCTCGCGGCATTGGGGGTGGGGGTGGGGGTGATCAACGACGTGGTGGACACCCCGGATCTCGCACGCCTATCCGTGCGCGGCCTTCCCCCGGTGACCTACCGGTTGCTGATGCGGCGGGGACGTGGCACTCGGCTCGCGGAGGAGGTGGTGCGGGTCCTGACCCGCGAGCGGTAA
- a CDS encoding GFA family protein — protein sequence MNDLKTYEGGCHCGKVRFEAKVDLGGQIISCNCSFCSKTGALLAFVGADQLTIRTGADALGDYQFGKKRIHHQFCPACGIRPLSRGTAPDGRQMYAINVRCLDGVELDALEVTQVDGKSM from the coding sequence ATGAACGATCTCAAGACGTACGAAGGTGGGTGCCACTGCGGCAAGGTTCGCTTCGAGGCGAAGGTGGATCTCGGCGGTCAGATCATCTCGTGCAACTGCTCCTTCTGCTCGAAGACGGGCGCGCTCCTGGCCTTCGTGGGGGCGGACCAGCTCACGATTCGAACGGGTGCGGACGCCCTCGGGGATTACCAGTTCGGCAAGAAGCGCATCCATCACCAGTTCTGCCCGGCCTGCGGCATCCGTCCGCTCAGCCGGGGTACGGCGCCCGACGGCCGCCAGATGTACGCCATCAACGTCCGCTGCCTGGACGGAGTCGAGCTCGACGCGCTCGAGGTGACACAGGTCGACGGCAAGAGCATGTAG
- a CDS encoding RNA 2'-phosphotransferase, giving the protein MASSRRPEGELQALARKSKKLSWLLRHGAREMGLAMDSAGFAHIGEVLRMTGLSREELDEVVAENNKSRFEVRGKQVRAVQGHSPEGTPVTLDGLERSWDEVPGDAPLYHGTSVAAAHAILSGEGVHSAARTHVHLAATVDSKVGKRAGVDVLLVISPARLRASGLRIFRAPNGVLLARAIPAAAIVDVLACNGPGRSALAELKRRSDTTRHDHQPGPSTPDTLARTR; this is encoded by the coding sequence ATGGCCAGCTCACGCCGCCCGGAGGGGGAACTCCAGGCACTCGCCAGGAAATCGAAGAAGCTCTCATGGTTGTTGCGCCATGGCGCCCGGGAGATGGGCCTCGCCATGGACTCCGCGGGCTTTGCCCACATCGGCGAGGTGCTGCGGATGACGGGGCTGTCTCGCGAGGAGCTCGACGAGGTGGTCGCGGAGAACAACAAGTCACGCTTCGAGGTGCGGGGCAAGCAGGTGCGTGCCGTGCAGGGCCACTCCCCGGAGGGAACCCCCGTGACGCTCGACGGGCTGGAGCGCAGCTGGGACGAGGTGCCCGGAGACGCGCCCCTCTACCACGGCACGTCCGTGGCCGCCGCGCACGCCATCCTCTCCGGGGAGGGCGTCCATTCCGCGGCGCGCACCCATGTCCACCTGGCTGCCACGGTGGACTCGAAGGTGGGCAAGCGCGCCGGCGTGGACGTGCTGCTGGTCATCTCCCCCGCGCGCCTGCGGGCCTCGGGGCTGCGCATCTTCCGCGCACCCAATGGGGTGTTGCTCGCGCGCGCCATCCCCGCCGCCGCCATCGTGGACGTGCTCGCGTGCAATGGCCCGGGACGCTCAGCGCTCGCGGAGCTGAAAAGACGGAGTGACACCACGAGGCACGATCATCAGCCGGGTCCGAGCACGCCGGACACCCTGGCTCGCACGCGGTGA